The following are from one region of the Etheostoma spectabile isolate EspeVRDwgs_2016 chromosome 17, UIUC_Espe_1.0, whole genome shotgun sequence genome:
- the mcm8 gene encoding LOW QUALITY PROTEIN: DNA helicase MCM8 (The sequence of the model RefSeq protein was modified relative to this genomic sequence to represent the inferred CDS: deleted 2 bases in 1 codon), producing the protein MSCRYKGWSLYFTDGFIESSPSVEKIKVFEKYFASKIDLYDKDEIERQGSVLVDYADLTGDKTVREALPDLTTELKEQPEVMLNCLGVAIHQVLTIDLEKQAAELQEEELPVATPIINIPHISARLYNYEPLTALRTLRANVFGRLVCVRGTVVRVSNIRPLCTRMAFRCLGCMHTQSLPLQHGKYATPTKCIQPDCRSRTFAPSRSSPFTHTVDWQIIKVQELMGGEQRETGRIPRTVECQLTSDLCDSCVPGDTVTVTGIVRVTSDGSSRGNKDQCMFLLYLEAISVSNTKGQQSKSAQGSLENRSGGEEFSLKELYAIQEIQSQPDLLRLIVQSLCPVIYGHLLVKAALALVLFGGRQKHTGKNSVPVRGDPHILMVGXXXLGKSQMLQAVCNVAPRGIYVCGNSTSTTGLTVSLSRDAGTGDFALEAGALVLADQGLCCIDEFDKLGNQQQALLEAMEQQSVSLAKAGIVSSLPARTSVVAAANPIGGHYNRGKTVSENLKMGSALLSRFDVVFLLLDIPDESHDRHLSEHVMANRAGKGTTSSAIVTRANSDLETSILLEHSDMPLSERLQIPAGETVDPIPVCLLRKYISYARQYVHPSLSPEAAKILQDFYLSLRSQSHSADSTPITTRQLESLIRLTEARARLELRETATCSDAEDVVEIMKHSLADTYSDGLGNLDFERSQLGTGMSQRSVAKRLVNALHMHAQRTNQKQFDLQMLRSIANKLNIKVVDFEGLVSSLNEQGFLLKKGAKLYQLQTV; encoded by the exons ATGTCGTGTCGGTACAAAGGATGGTCTCTCTACTTCACAGACG GCTTCATAGAGAGCTCACCTAGTGTGGAGAAGATCAAAGTGTTTGAGAAATATTTCGCTTCCAAGATTGATCTGTATGACAAG GATGAGATTGAGCGTCAGGGCAGTGTCCTTGTAGATTATGCCGACTTGACTGGAGACAAAACCGTACGTGAAGCGCTTCCTGATCTGACCACAGAGCTGAAGGAGCAGCCAGAGGTGATGCTCAACTGTTTGGGAGTGGCTATTCACCAG GTGTTGACTATAGATTTGGAGAAACAAGCTGCTGAGCTGCAAGAGGAAGAGCTTCCTGTCGCTACACCAATCATCAACATTCCCCACATTAGCGCAAG GCTGTATAACTATGAGCCGCTGACTGCGTTGCGGACGTTACGTGCCAATGTGTTTGGACGGCTGGTGTGTGTAAGGGGAACGGTGGTCAGGGTGAGCAATATCAGACCTCTGTGTACCAGGATGGCCTTCAGGTGCCTGggctgcatgcacacacagtcactGCCACTGCAGCACGGGAAATATGCTACACCTACCAAG TGTATCCAGCCAGACTGCCGCAGTCGTACCTTTGCCCCCAGCAGGAGTTCCCCTTTTACTCATACTGTGGATTGGCAGATCATTAA GGTGCAGGAGCTGATGGGCGGAGAGCAGAGGGAGACTGGACGGATCCCGCGCACCGTGGAGTGTCAACTGACATCCGACCTCTGTGACAGCTGCGTCCCGGGGGACACAGTCACTGTGACCGGGATAGTTAGAGTTACCAGCgatg GCAGCTCCCGGGGGAATAAGGATCAGTGCATGTTCCTCCTCTACCTTGAAGCTATTTCAGTCAGCAATACTAAAG GTCAGCAGTCCAAGTCAGCTCAGGGGTCACTTGAAAATCGTTCTGGGGGGGAGGAGTTCAGTCTGAAGGAGTTGTATGCCATCCAGGAGATCCAGTCACAGCCTGACCTTCTGAGACTTATAGTACA GTCTTTGTGTCCTGTCATCTACGGCCACCTG CTGGTGAAAGCTGCTCTAGCCTTGGTGTTGTTTGGAGGCCGACAGAAACACACTGGCAAGAACAGCGTCCCAGTTAGAGGAGACCCGCACATCCTGATGGTGGGN NNNNNNNGACTGGGGAAGAGTCAGATGTTGCAG gcggTGTGTAATGTGGCTCCCAGAGGAATCTATGTATGTGGCAACAGCACAAGCACCACAG gaCTAACCGTGAGTTTATCTCGAGACGCTGGAACGGGGGATTTTGCTCTAGAGGCCGGCGCCTTGGTGCTGGCTGACCAAG GCCTGTGTTGCATTGATGAGTTTGATAAGTTGGGCAACCAGCAGCAGGCTCTGCTAGAAGCCATGGAGCAGCAGTCTGTGAGTCTGGCTAAGGCTGGAATAGTTTCCTCTCTGCCGGCCAGGACGTCCGTCGTAGCTGCTGCGAACCCCATTGGAGGACATTACAACAGAGGCAAGACTGTTTCTGAAAATCTGAA AATGGGTTCGGCACTTCTCTCTCGATTCGACGTGGTCTTCCTCCTGCTGGACATCCCAGATGAGTCACATGACCGCCACCTGTCAGAACACGTCATGGCAAACAGGGCAGGAAAAGGCACAACCAGCAGCGCCATAGTTACCAGGGCTAACAGTGATTTAGAGACCTCCATCCTGCTCGAACACTCAGACATGCCACTCTCTGAACGTTTGCAG ATCCCTGCAGGTGAAACTGTAGACCCCATTCCAGTATGCTTGTTAAGGAAGTATATCAGCTACGCTCGCCAGTATGTCCATCCCTCGCTCTCTCCTGAAGCAGCAAAGATACTTCAGGACTTCTACCTATCACTGAGATCTCAATCACACTCAGCTGATTCCACACCCATCACAACACGACAACTCGAGTCTTTAATTAGACTAACTGAG GCAAGAGCCAGACTGGAGCTCAGAGAGACGGCTACCTGCAGTGATGCTGAAGATGTGGTGGAAATCATGAAACACAG tcTGGCTGATACATACTCAGATGGGCTGGGCAATCTGGACTTTGAGCGCTCGCAGCTTGGAACAGGAATGAGTCAGCGTAGCGTTGCAAAAAGACTGGTCAACGCACTGCACATGCATGCTCAGAGGACCAATCAGAAGCAGTTTGACCTACAGATGCTTCGTTCTATCGCCAACAAACTGAACATAAAG GTGGTGGATTTTGAAGGTCTGGTGAGTTCCCTCAATGAACAGGGTTTCCTTCTGAAGAAAGGAGCTAAGCTGTACCAGCTGCAGACGGTCTGA
- the crls1 gene encoding cardiolipin synthase (CMP-forming) has translation MMLLCFRRLSAPLCRDAANVRCLLSAQCAGVCRLEPASWRHRHAPVTDCARLKQSPVSGSWVFRVNGTDGRVACWSGILQQVKATPWRTQGTVHRGGHERSETSFKSLLSPKARGLCSGKTKESPADRNEASPVPGEGLFKFKELYENPWTIPNFLCVCRILLAPYLGHLIIQQHFHLSLALFTLAGATDLLDGYIARTWPSQKSALGSALDPLADKILISILYLSLTYAELIPALLTALVISRDIGLIAAVFWVRYKTVPPPVTLSKFFNPCYTTAQLKPTLFSKVNTAIQLLLVASSLAAPVFQYTDHILLQGLWYVTAVTTAASGYSYWHYGRKTVQVLNTRSQ, from the exons atgatgttgttgtgttttcgGAGACTTTCCGCGCCGTTGTGTCGCGACGCAGCAAATGTTCGCTGTCTGTTGTCCGCGcagtgtgcgggtgtgtgtcgGCTCGAGCCCGCGTCATGGCGGCACAGACACGCACCTGTCACCGACTGCGCGAGGTTGAAACAGTCTCCGGTTAGCGGCTCGTGGGTCTTCAGAGTGAATGGGACGGACGGCCGCGTTGCGTGTTGGAGCGGGATCCTCCAGCAGGTGAAAGCGACACCCTGGCGAACGCAAGGAACCGTACACCGGGGAGGTCACGAGAGGTCGGAGACCAGCTTCAAGTCTCTGCTGTCTCCTAAAGCTCGTGGGCTTTGCAGCGGAAAGACCAAGGAGTCACCAGCGGACCGGAATGAAGCCAGTCCGGTACCGGGAGAGGGCCTCTTCAAGTTCAAAGAGCTG TATGAGAACCCGTGGACCATCCCCAACTTCTTGTGCGTGTGTCGGATTCTGCTGGCTCCGTACTTGGGTCATCTGATCATCCAGCAGCACTTTCACCTCAGCCTCGCTCTCTTCACGCTGGCTGGAGCAACTGACCTG CTGGATGGTTACATCGCCAGAACGTGGCCGAGTCAAAAGTCAGCGTTGGGCAGCGCTCTCGACCCATTGGCTGATAAGATTCTCATCAGTATTTTGTATCTCAGTCTCACCTATGCTGAACTTATACCAG CTCTGCTGACAGCGCTAGTGATTTCCAGAGACATTGGTTTGATAGCTGCTGTCTTCTGGGTTAGATACAAGACTGTACCTCCACCG gtGACCCTTAGCAAGTTTTTTAACCCCTGCTACACCACAGCACAGCTCAAGCCCACGCTCTTCAGCAAG gTGAACACGGCCATCCAGCTCCTTCTGGTTGCATCTTCCCTGGCTGCTCCAGTCTTTCAGTACACAGACCACATCCTGCTGCAGGGCTTATG GTATGTTACCGCGGTGACCACAGCGGCGTCGGGCTATAGCTACTGGCACTACGGCCGCAAGACCGTCCAGGTGCTCAACACCAGATCACAGTGA